A DNA window from Streptomyces sp. CA-278952 contains the following coding sequences:
- a CDS encoding ABC transporter permease/substrate-binding protein, with product MATETAKSDAGTGGGVSVIRRVLLDNGALSALVVLVVAMSLLSGDFLTTQNLLNVGVQAAVTAILAFGVTFVIVSAGIDLSVGSVAALSATVLAWSATSAGVPVVLAVVLAILTGIACGFVNGALISYGKLPPFIATLAMLSIARGLSLVISQGSPIAFPDSVSVLGDTLGGWLPVPVLVMIAMGLITALVLGRTFIGRSMYAIGGNEEAARLSGLRVKRQKIVIYALSGLFAAVAGIVLASRLVSAQPQAAQGYELDAIAAVVIGGASLAGGVGKASGTLIGALILAVLRNGLNLLSVSAFWQQVVIGVVIALAVLLDTLRRKAGSGAASSAGTAPGTPGAGRRNALKLGGAALCVAVVVGGVSFFNSGRSGGTTKVGMSLSTLNNPFFVQMKEGAQEEAEKAGIDLTVTDAQNDASQQANQLQNFTSSGVSSIIVNPVDSDAVGPGVRSANKADIPVIAADRGVNKAETATLVASDNVAGGRLAADALADKLGGKGSIVILQGTAGTSASRERGAGFAEGLKAYPGIKVVAKQPADFDRTKGLDVMTNLIQSHPGVTGVFAENDEMALGAAKALGSKAGKSVSVIGFDGTPDGLKAVEAGTLYASVAQQPAELGKIAVRNAVKAAKDEKVESTVKVPVKVVTRENVADFS from the coding sequence GTGGCCACTGAGACAGCCAAGAGTGACGCGGGAACGGGCGGCGGAGTCTCCGTGATACGCCGCGTCCTGCTCGACAACGGCGCGCTCAGCGCCCTGGTCGTCCTGGTGGTGGCGATGTCGCTGCTCTCCGGCGACTTCCTGACCACCCAGAACCTGCTGAACGTCGGCGTCCAGGCGGCCGTCACCGCCATCCTCGCGTTCGGCGTCACCTTCGTCATCGTCTCGGCGGGCATCGACCTGTCCGTCGGTTCGGTGGCGGCCCTGTCCGCGACGGTCCTCGCCTGGTCGGCGACATCCGCCGGCGTGCCGGTCGTCCTGGCCGTCGTCCTCGCGATTCTCACGGGCATCGCCTGCGGCTTCGTGAACGGCGCCCTCATCTCGTACGGCAAACTCCCGCCGTTCATCGCGACGTTGGCGATGCTCTCGATCGCCCGCGGTCTCTCCCTCGTCATCTCGCAGGGCAGCCCGATCGCCTTCCCCGACTCCGTCTCGGTGCTCGGCGACACCCTCGGCGGGTGGCTCCCCGTACCGGTCCTCGTGATGATCGCGATGGGCCTGATCACCGCACTGGTCCTCGGCCGCACCTTCATCGGCCGCTCGATGTACGCGATCGGCGGCAACGAGGAAGCGGCCCGGCTCTCCGGGCTCCGCGTCAAGCGCCAGAAGATCGTCATCTACGCGCTGTCCGGCCTCTTCGCCGCCGTCGCGGGCATCGTCCTGGCCTCGCGCCTCGTCTCCGCCCAGCCGCAGGCCGCCCAGGGGTACGAACTCGACGCCATCGCCGCGGTCGTCATCGGCGGGGCGAGCCTGGCCGGCGGTGTCGGCAAGGCGTCCGGCACCCTGATCGGCGCGCTCATCCTCGCCGTCCTCCGCAACGGTCTCAACCTCCTCTCCGTGTCGGCGTTCTGGCAGCAGGTCGTCATCGGCGTCGTCATCGCGCTCGCCGTCCTGCTGGACACCCTGCGCCGCAAGGCCGGTTCGGGAGCGGCCTCCTCGGCGGGCACCGCCCCCGGCACACCGGGGGCCGGCCGCAGGAACGCGCTGAAGCTGGGCGGTGCGGCCCTCTGCGTGGCCGTCGTCGTCGGCGGGGTCTCCTTCTTCAACTCCGGCCGGTCCGGCGGCACGACGAAGGTCGGCATGTCCCTCTCCACGCTCAACAACCCCTTCTTCGTGCAGATGAAGGAAGGAGCACAGGAGGAGGCGGAGAAGGCGGGCATCGACCTCACCGTCACCGACGCCCAGAACGACGCCTCCCAGCAGGCCAACCAGCTCCAGAACTTCACCAGCTCCGGCGTCTCCTCGATCATCGTCAACCCGGTGGACTCGGATGCCGTCGGCCCGGGCGTCCGCAGCGCCAACAAGGCGGACATCCCCGTGATCGCCGCGGACCGGGGCGTCAACAAGGCGGAGACCGCGACGCTCGTCGCCTCGGACAACGTGGCGGGCGGCAGGCTCGCCGCCGACGCGCTGGCCGACAAGCTCGGCGGCAAGGGCAGCATCGTCATCCTCCAGGGCACGGCGGGCACCTCCGCCAGCCGTGAGCGCGGGGCCGGTTTCGCCGAGGGACTCAAGGCGTACCCGGGCATCAAGGTGGTCGCCAAGCAGCCCGCGGACTTCGACCGCACCAAGGGCCTCGACGTCATGACCAACCTCATCCAGTCGCACCCCGGCGTCACCGGCGTCTTCGCCGAGAACGACGAGATGGCGCTCGGCGCGGCCAAGGCACTCGGCAGCAAGGCCGGGAAGTCCGTCTCCGTCATCGGCTTCGACGGAACCCCGGACGGCCTGAAGGCGGTCGAGGCCGGCACGCTCTACGCGTCGGTGGCCCAACAGCCCGCCGAACTGGGCAAGATCGCGGTGCGGAACGCCGTGAAGGCCGCGAAGGACGAGAAGGTCGAGAGCACGGTGAAGGTGCCGGTCAAGGTGGTCACCCGGGAGAACGTCGCCGACTTCTCCTGA
- a CDS encoding sugar ABC transporter ATP-binding protein, giving the protein MTAPEKPRVTAPDELLRIEGLRKTFPGVVALDNVDFDLRRGEVHVLLGENGAGKSTLIKMLSGAYRPDHGRILAEGREVRIDGAQDAERLGIATIYQEFNLVPDLTVAENIFLGRQPRRYGLVDHRRMREDAAELLRRVGVNVRPDAKVRELGIARLQMVEIAKALSLEARVLIMDEPTAVLTSEEVDKLFAIVRQLREDGVGIVFITHHLEEIAALGDRVTVLRDGRSIVQVPASTPEDELVQLMVGRSIEQQYPRERPDSSDTGDALLSVRGLTRNGVFHDISFDVHAGEVVGLAGLVGAGRTEVARAVFGADPYDAGTVDVRGERLVRHDVPAAMGAGIGLVPEDRKGQGLVLDASVQENLGLVTLRSATRSGLVDLKGQRTAAARIAQQLGVRMSGLGQHVRTLSGGNQQKVVIGKWLLADTRVLILDEPTRGIDVGAKVEIYQLINELTASGHAVLMISSDLPEVLGMSDRVLVMAQGRVAGELPADEATQDAVMALAVGTPAAARGPAPTAVPTSTEHPAPKKEEEGPRGH; this is encoded by the coding sequence GTGACCGCACCGGAAAAGCCACGGGTGACCGCACCGGACGAGCTGCTGCGCATCGAGGGTCTGCGCAAGACCTTCCCCGGCGTGGTGGCGCTCGACAACGTCGACTTCGACCTCCGCAGAGGCGAAGTGCATGTCCTGCTCGGCGAGAACGGCGCGGGAAAGAGCACCCTCATCAAGATGCTCTCCGGCGCCTACCGCCCCGACCACGGCCGCATCCTGGCCGAAGGACGCGAGGTCCGCATCGACGGCGCGCAGGACGCCGAGCGGCTCGGGATCGCCACCATCTACCAGGAATTCAACCTCGTACCCGACCTCACCGTCGCCGAGAACATCTTCCTGGGCCGCCAGCCGCGCCGCTACGGGCTCGTCGACCACCGCCGGATGCGCGAGGACGCGGCAGAGCTGCTGCGCCGGGTCGGCGTCAACGTGCGACCCGACGCCAAGGTCCGTGAACTGGGCATCGCCCGGCTCCAGATGGTGGAGATCGCCAAGGCACTCAGCCTGGAGGCCCGCGTCCTGATCATGGACGAGCCGACCGCCGTGCTCACCTCCGAGGAGGTCGACAAACTCTTCGCGATCGTCCGCCAACTGCGCGAGGACGGCGTCGGGATCGTCTTCATCACCCACCACCTGGAGGAGATCGCCGCACTCGGCGACCGCGTCACCGTCCTCCGCGACGGCCGCAGCATCGTCCAGGTCCCCGCGTCGACCCCCGAGGACGAACTCGTCCAGCTCATGGTGGGCCGCAGCATCGAGCAGCAGTACCCGCGCGAACGGCCCGACTCCTCCGACACCGGGGACGCGTTGCTGTCGGTGCGCGGGCTCACCCGTAACGGCGTCTTCCACGACATCAGCTTCGACGTGCACGCCGGCGAGGTCGTCGGCCTCGCCGGACTCGTCGGCGCCGGGCGCACGGAGGTGGCGCGCGCCGTCTTCGGGGCCGACCCGTACGACGCGGGCACCGTCGACGTACGCGGCGAGCGCCTGGTCCGGCACGACGTGCCCGCCGCCATGGGCGCCGGGATCGGACTCGTACCGGAGGACCGCAAGGGCCAGGGACTGGTCCTCGACGCCTCCGTGCAGGAGAACCTGGGCCTGGTCACCCTGCGCTCCGCGACCCGCTCCGGGCTCGTGGACCTCAAGGGGCAGCGCACGGCCGCCGCCCGCATCGCCCAGCAGCTCGGCGTCCGCATGTCCGGCCTCGGCCAGCATGTGCGCACCCTCTCCGGCGGCAACCAGCAGAAGGTCGTCATCGGCAAGTGGCTGCTGGCCGACACCCGGGTCCTCATCCTCGACGAGCCCACCCGGGGCATCGACGTCGGCGCCAAGGTCGAGATCTACCAGCTCATCAACGAGCTGACCGCCTCCGGGCACGCGGTCCTGATGATCTCCAGCGATCTGCCGGAGGTCCTCGGCATGAGCGACCGGGTGCTCGTCATGGCCCAGGGCCGGGTCGCCGGGGAACTCCCCGCGGACGAGGCCACCCAGGACGCCGTCATGGCCCTCGCCGTCGGCACCCCGGCCGCGGCTCGGGGCCCCGCCCCCACCGCCGTACCGACGTCCACCGAACACCCCGCACCGAAGAAGGAAGAGGAGGGCCCCCGTGGCCACTGA
- a CDS encoding LacI family DNA-binding transcriptional regulator: MAGIKDVAAEAGVSVATVSRVLNSHPSVSEEARTRVLAAVEALGYRPNAVARSLRTAQTRTLGLVISDVLNPYFTELARFVEEEARALGYSVIIGNADERPELQDHHIRTLIDRRIDGLLVSPADGGSPLLRDVALGGTPMVFADRWIPGIDVPVVRADGTGAVKDLVAHLHGLGHRRLAIIAGPAATTTGNERVEAFRDAMRELGLALPDAYIGQGDFQAASGRRATERFLALAEPPEVVFAADNLMALGALDAIRARGLRVPDDIALAAFDDIPWFVHTDPPITAIAQPTADLARAAVRALADRIEGRTPQSVTLPARLVVRRSCGGAASNQRSDR, translated from the coding sequence ATGGCGGGCATCAAGGATGTCGCGGCCGAGGCGGGTGTGTCCGTCGCCACGGTGTCGCGCGTGCTGAACAGCCATCCGTCCGTCAGCGAAGAGGCGCGTACCCGTGTCCTCGCCGCCGTCGAGGCGCTCGGCTACCGGCCCAACGCGGTCGCCCGCTCGCTGCGCACCGCGCAGACCCGCACGCTCGGCCTGGTCATCAGCGATGTGCTCAACCCGTACTTCACCGAGCTGGCCCGCTTCGTCGAGGAGGAGGCCCGCGCACTCGGCTACAGCGTCATCATCGGCAACGCCGACGAGCGGCCCGAGCTCCAGGACCACCACATCCGCACGCTCATCGACCGCAGGATCGACGGGCTCCTCGTCTCGCCCGCCGACGGAGGCTCCCCGCTGCTGCGGGACGTCGCCCTCGGCGGCACCCCGATGGTCTTCGCCGACCGCTGGATCCCCGGCATCGACGTCCCCGTCGTCCGGGCCGACGGTACGGGCGCGGTCAAGGATCTCGTCGCGCATCTGCACGGCCTCGGTCACCGCCGGCTCGCCATCATCGCCGGGCCCGCCGCCACCACCACCGGCAACGAGCGCGTCGAGGCCTTCCGGGACGCGATGCGCGAGCTCGGGCTCGCCCTGCCCGACGCCTACATCGGGCAGGGCGACTTCCAGGCGGCCAGCGGTCGCCGGGCCACCGAGCGCTTCCTCGCGCTGGCCGAGCCGCCCGAGGTCGTGTTCGCCGCGGACAACCTGATGGCGCTCGGCGCGCTGGACGCGATCCGGGCCCGAGGGCTGCGGGTCCCCGACGACATCGCGCTCGCCGCCTTCGACGACATCCCGTGGTTCGTCCACACGGACCCGCCGATCACCGCCATCGCCCAGCCGACCGCCGACCTCGCGCGGGCCGCCGTGCGCGCGCTGGCCGACCGGATCGAAGGACGGACCCCGCAGTCCGTCACCCTGCCCGCCCGCCTCGTCGTACGCCGCTCGTGCGGCGGGGCCGCATCGAACCAGAGGAGCGACCGGTGA
- a CDS encoding acyl-CoA dehydrogenase: MGHYKSNLRDLEFNLFEVFGADQRYGVGRFAGMDQETARSVLSEVERMAVGELADSLIDADRTPPAFDPETGSVTLPESFKKAFRTFLDAEWWRLGLAEELGGAPCPPSLFWSMGELVLGANPALWMYTGFPSFASVIHRTGTEEQRKIARRMVEGRWGATMVLTEPDAGSDVGAARTTARRQSDGSWHLEGVKRFITGGEHDLAENIMHFVLARPEGAGTGTKGLSLFLVPKFDFDWDTGELGERNGVYATNVEHKMGLKASTTCELTFGANRPARGWQLGERHDGIRQMFTIIEFARMLVGTKAIATLSTGYLNALDYAKSRVQGPDLAAFADKDSPRVPITHHPDVRRSLLGQKAYAEGMRALVLHTATVQDRIAEAEHRGEPTEDLLRLNDLLLPIVKGYGSEKSYDQLTECLQTLGGSGYLQDYPIEQYIRDAKIDSLYEGTTAIQGMDFFFRKIVKNSGQAFSVLTEEIREFLRRTPGGAEFDAERELLAAALESLEGMLGVMLGQLAEAEADPRSMHKVGQNTTTLLFVAGDVVVAYLLQRQAEVALRKLPAASAKDRPFYQGKVAAAKFFARNVLPLVPPRRVIVEKADLFLMELPETAF, encoded by the coding sequence ATGGGGCACTACAAGTCCAACCTGCGCGATCTGGAGTTCAACCTCTTCGAGGTGTTCGGCGCGGACCAGCGGTACGGGGTCGGACGCTTCGCCGGCATGGACCAGGAAACCGCGCGGAGCGTACTGTCCGAGGTGGAGCGGATGGCGGTCGGTGAGCTGGCCGACTCGCTGATCGACGCGGACCGTACTCCGCCGGCCTTCGACCCGGAGACCGGCTCCGTCACCCTTCCCGAGAGCTTCAAGAAGGCCTTCAGGACCTTCCTCGACGCCGAGTGGTGGCGGCTGGGCCTGGCGGAGGAGCTGGGAGGGGCGCCCTGTCCGCCGTCGCTGTTCTGGTCGATGGGGGAGCTGGTCCTCGGCGCCAATCCGGCGCTCTGGATGTACACCGGCTTCCCGTCCTTCGCCTCGGTGATCCACCGGACGGGCACCGAGGAGCAGCGGAAGATCGCCCGGCGGATGGTGGAGGGACGCTGGGGCGCCACCATGGTCCTCACCGAGCCGGACGCCGGATCGGACGTCGGCGCCGCCCGTACGACGGCACGCCGGCAGAGCGACGGATCGTGGCACCTGGAGGGCGTCAAGCGCTTCATCACCGGTGGTGAGCACGATCTCGCGGAGAACATCATGCACTTCGTCCTGGCCCGCCCCGAGGGGGCCGGTACGGGGACCAAGGGGCTCTCGCTCTTCCTGGTGCCGAAGTTCGACTTCGACTGGGACACCGGCGAGCTCGGTGAGCGCAACGGCGTGTACGCCACCAACGTCGAGCACAAGATGGGGCTGAAGGCCTCCACCACCTGTGAACTGACCTTCGGCGCCAACCGTCCGGCCAGGGGCTGGCAGCTCGGTGAGCGGCATGACGGCATCCGCCAGATGTTCACGATCATCGAGTTCGCCCGGATGCTGGTCGGGACGAAGGCCATCGCCACGCTGTCGACCGGGTATCTCAACGCTCTCGACTACGCCAAGTCCAGGGTGCAGGGCCCGGATCTGGCCGCGTTCGCCGACAAGGACTCGCCCCGCGTCCCGATCACGCACCACCCGGACGTCCGGCGCTCGCTGCTGGGTCAGAAGGCGTACGCCGAGGGCATGCGTGCCCTGGTGCTCCACACCGCCACCGTTCAGGACCGGATCGCCGAGGCCGAGCACCGGGGCGAGCCCACCGAGGACCTGCTGCGCCTGAACGACCTGCTGCTGCCGATCGTCAAGGGCTACGGCTCGGAGAAGTCGTACGACCAGTTGACGGAGTGCCTCCAGACCCTCGGGGGCTCGGGCTATCTCCAGGACTACCCCATCGAGCAGTACATCCGGGATGCCAAGATCGACAGCCTCTACGAGGGAACCACCGCCATCCAGGGCATGGACTTCTTCTTCCGCAAGATCGTGAAGAACTCGGGTCAGGCCTTCTCCGTACTCACCGAGGAAATACGGGAGTTCCTCCGGAGGACGCCCGGCGGTGCGGAGTTCGATGCCGAACGCGAGCTGCTGGCCGCCGCGCTGGAGAGCCTCGAAGGGATGCTCGGCGTGATGCTGGGGCAGCTCGCCGAGGCCGAGGCGGACCCTCGCAGCATGCACAAGGTGGGGCAGAACACCACCACGCTGCTCTTCGTCGCCGGGGACGTCGTCGTGGCGTATCTGCTCCAGCGGCAGGCGGAAGTGGCGCTGCGGAAGCTCCCCGCCGCCTCGGCCAAGGATCGGCCCTTCTATCAGGGCAAGGTCGCCGCGGCGAAGTTCTTCGCCCGTAACGTCCTGCCGCTGGTCCCGCCGCGGCGGGTGATCGTGGAGAAGGCCGACCTCTTCCTGATGGAACTCCCGGAAACGGCGTTCTGA
- a CDS encoding MFS transporter: MVQQLDGLASDENPPHTAGGSGVRRWLALVVLMLAQFTVWLDNTILNVALNTLASPTEGLAATTNELQWSISSYTLIFAVLLFTGGALGDRYGHRRLLVIGMALFGAASLWAGMSTGVTELIVARGAMGVGSALIMPATLSLISVVFSERERPMAIAIWSGASGLAIAAGPLVGGALLERFWWGSVFVVNLPIVGAALLGVMFLLPAARSANRVKLDPLGVLMSTLGLLALVYGLIEGGHRNEWTSPAVLGSLVGGLLVLVVFVRVELRVQNPSFDVRLFHSSKFTGASVAVMLTFFSLSGSMFYTSFYLQGVLEQTPFEAGLNLIPVAVGVLLGAPVSAALVRKLGVGPVVATAMLIAAATFLAYTRLDLTTGMPWFWLLLAVQGVAMGSAVAPTTEAIMSVLPPDRTGAGSAVNNSMRQLGGVLGVAILGSLLSSAYAADVAPDLAGLPAPVKEVAEQSAEATRQVAADASLPHLVDAANESFLHAMHLTSIVGAGVAVVGAVVIWLSFRRKHA, encoded by the coding sequence ATGGTTCAGCAACTCGACGGGCTCGCGTCGGACGAGAACCCGCCGCACACTGCCGGGGGTTCGGGAGTTCGCCGGTGGCTGGCGCTGGTCGTCCTGATGCTCGCCCAGTTCACCGTCTGGCTCGACAACACCATCCTGAACGTCGCGCTCAACACCCTCGCGTCCCCGACCGAGGGACTCGCGGCCACGACCAACGAACTCCAGTGGAGCATCAGCTCCTACACCTTGATCTTCGCGGTCCTGCTGTTCACCGGCGGTGCCCTGGGCGACCGCTACGGGCACCGCCGGCTGCTGGTGATCGGCATGGCGCTGTTCGGCGCCGCCTCGCTCTGGGCCGGCATGTCGACCGGCGTCACCGAGCTGATCGTCGCGCGCGGCGCGATGGGGGTGGGCAGTGCGCTGATCATGCCCGCCACGTTGTCACTGATCTCCGTGGTCTTCAGTGAGCGCGAGCGCCCGATGGCCATCGCGATCTGGTCCGGCGCCAGCGGGCTCGCCATCGCGGCCGGCCCTCTGGTCGGCGGCGCACTGCTGGAGCGGTTCTGGTGGGGTTCCGTCTTCGTGGTGAATCTGCCCATCGTCGGAGCCGCGCTGCTCGGCGTGATGTTCCTCCTGCCCGCGGCCAGGAGCGCGAACCGCGTCAAGCTCGACCCGCTCGGCGTGCTCATGTCGACCCTGGGTCTGCTGGCTCTGGTCTACGGACTGATCGAAGGCGGCCACCGCAACGAGTGGACCAGCCCGGCCGTGCTGGGCTCCCTGGTCGGCGGTCTGCTGGTGCTGGTGGTGTTCGTACGGGTCGAACTGCGGGTGCAGAATCCGAGTTTTGATGTGCGGCTCTTTCACAGCAGCAAGTTCACGGGTGCCAGCGTCGCGGTGATGCTCACCTTCTTCAGCCTCAGCGGCTCCATGTTCTACACGTCCTTCTACCTGCAGGGGGTGCTGGAGCAGACGCCGTTCGAGGCAGGGCTGAACCTGATCCCCGTGGCCGTCGGAGTGCTGCTGGGCGCACCCGTCTCGGCGGCCCTGGTCCGCAAGCTGGGGGTCGGCCCCGTGGTGGCCACGGCGATGCTGATCGCGGCAGCCACCTTCCTCGCCTACACGCGGCTCGACCTGACGACCGGGATGCCGTGGTTCTGGCTGCTCCTGGCGGTGCAGGGGGTGGCGATGGGCTCGGCCGTCGCCCCCACCACGGAAGCCATCATGTCGGTACTGCCGCCCGACCGCACCGGGGCCGGATCGGCGGTCAACAACTCCATGCGCCAGCTCGGCGGGGTGCTCGGCGTCGCGATCCTGGGATCCCTGCTCAGCAGCGCGTACGCGGCCGATGTGGCGCCCGACCTGGCCGGTCTCCCCGCACCGGTGAAAGAGGTGGCGGAGCAGTCCGCCGAGGCCACACGCCAGGTCGCCGCGGATGCCTCGCTGCCTCACCTGGTGGACGCGGCGAACGAGAGCTTCCTGCATGCCATGCACCTGACCTCGATCGTGGGGGCGGGCGTCGCGGTCGTCGGAGCCGTCGTCATCTGGCTCTCCTTCCGCCGGAAGCACGCCTGA
- a CDS encoding alpha/beta hydrolase, translating into MGRKNAGDDVAASGPRRPSALTRALAVLALPVAPLYATFLSYLVYHPPRRPHHRKPEEFGLSSTELTIPLDDGKAGKGRSLHIWLCPGSKDRVVVIGHGIGLSKSASLAQARFLHEAGYTVAMFDHRNHGLSSTDRAFWGLSGRHTDDVERVVNHLREKGGYGAARFAVFGFSFSTFPSFYLLRRPDCGIEAIVCDSGPALELPPLFRNFIMAKGVPVPAPLRTAPSLGLLSRVFGSVGTAMLQAQWPPPADGAYMRTPVLMMVGDSDRIIPVDSVRALAARYPKAEVHVLPETDHLQGMKSCPEEYQETVLDFLKRAFG; encoded by the coding sequence ATGGGGCGCAAGAATGCGGGCGATGACGTGGCGGCCTCCGGGCCTCGCCGGCCGTCAGCGCTGACCCGGGCACTCGCCGTGCTCGCGCTACCGGTGGCACCGCTGTACGCCACCTTCCTCTCCTACCTCGTCTACCACCCGCCCCGTCGGCCCCACCATCGCAAGCCGGAGGAATTCGGCCTGTCCAGCACGGAGTTGACGATCCCGCTGGACGACGGGAAGGCAGGCAAGGGGCGGAGCCTGCACATCTGGCTCTGCCCCGGGAGCAAGGACCGGGTGGTGGTGATCGGGCACGGGATCGGGCTGAGCAAGTCGGCGAGCCTGGCCCAGGCCCGGTTCCTGCACGAGGCCGGGTACACCGTGGCGATGTTCGACCACCGCAACCACGGCTTGAGCAGTACCGACCGGGCCTTCTGGGGGCTGAGCGGCCGGCACACCGATGACGTGGAACGCGTGGTGAACCACCTTCGCGAGAAGGGCGGTTACGGCGCGGCACGGTTCGCGGTCTTCGGCTTCTCCTTCTCGACCTTCCCGTCCTTCTACCTGCTGCGGCGACCGGACTGCGGGATCGAAGCCATCGTCTGCGACAGCGGCCCCGCACTCGAACTGCCTCCGCTGTTCCGCAACTTCATCATGGCGAAGGGGGTGCCGGTCCCGGCCCCGCTGCGGACGGCTCCCTCCCTGGGGCTGTTGAGCCGGGTGTTCGGCTCCGTCGGCACCGCGATGCTCCAAGCCCAGTGGCCGCCGCCGGCGGACGGCGCGTACATGAGGACGCCGGTGCTCATGATGGTGGGCGACAGCGACCGGATCATCCCGGTCGACAGCGTGCGCGCGCTCGCCGCCCGCTACCCGAAGGCCGAGGTGCACGTGCTGCCGGAAACGGACCACCTCCAGGGGATGAAGTCCTGTCCCGAGGAGTACCAGGAGACCGTACTGGACTTCCTCAAGCGGGCGTTCGGATGA
- a CDS encoding 2-hydroxychromene-2-carboxylate isomerase yields the protein MSEAGSGDKEVRAARTRTPAPPRFYFSLRSPYSWLAYRDLGERHAAFADRLEWRPFFEPDERSAKALAEAGGSFSYVAMSREKHLYILQDIRRLTRERGLEITWPIDRDPCWEVPHLAYLAALDEGRGAGFIDLAHRARWEEGRDICDRAVMGELAEELGLGPDRLALAADDPLLRARGVEALLAMDRDGVFGVPFFVNRRDKYWGIDRLDAFVAAVNDAPDRKPAPTAPPQASVVPDGVMGGDGGHAGGCG from the coding sequence TTGTCTGAGGCCGGGAGCGGGGACAAGGAAGTACGGGCCGCGAGGACGCGCACTCCCGCGCCCCCGCGGTTCTACTTCTCGCTGCGCAGCCCGTACTCCTGGCTCGCCTACCGCGACCTCGGGGAGCGGCACGCCGCGTTCGCGGACCGTCTGGAGTGGCGGCCGTTCTTCGAGCCGGACGAGCGGAGCGCGAAGGCCCTGGCGGAGGCGGGCGGCAGCTTCTCGTACGTCGCCATGTCGCGCGAGAAGCACCTGTACATCCTCCAGGACATACGGCGGTTGACCAGGGAGCGGGGTCTGGAGATCACCTGGCCGATCGACCGCGACCCGTGCTGGGAGGTGCCGCACCTGGCCTATCTGGCGGCTCTCGACGAGGGGCGGGGGGCGGGGTTCATCGACCTCGCCCACCGGGCCCGTTGGGAAGAGGGGCGCGACATCTGCGACCGGGCGGTGATGGGCGAGCTGGCCGAGGAGCTGGGTCTTGGGCCCGACCGGCTGGCCCTGGCCGCGGACGACCCGCTGCTGCGTGCCCGGGGCGTGGAAGCGCTCCTCGCGATGGACCGGGACGGGGTCTTCGGCGTTCCGTTCTTCGTGAACCGCCGCGACAAGTACTGGGGCATCGACCGGCTGGACGCCTTCGTCGCGGCGGTGAACGACGCGCCGGACCGGAAGCCGGCGCCAACTGCGCCACCCCAGGCGTCGGTTGTGCCCGACGGGGTGATGGGGGGTGATGGTGGACATGCGGGTGGCTGCGGCTGA
- the fabG gene encoding 3-oxoacyl-[acyl-carrier-protein] reductase has protein sequence MSANIGKVALVTGGSRGIGRATVLRLARDGHDVAFCYRSRPDAAQELEKEVSELGVRVYSRQADVSVADSVRELVAATEDRLGPVDIAVTSAGIVRDQPLLLMKDEDWNDVLGTNLDGTYHLCRSVVFEMMKRKSGCIVNISSVAGVYGNPTQSNYSASKAGIIGFTKALAKEVGQYGIRANAVAPGFIETDMTAALSDKVREQAVRNIPLRRLGRPEEVADMVSFLVSAEYVTGAVFQVDGGIVV, from the coding sequence ATGAGCGCGAACATCGGCAAGGTGGCCCTGGTCACCGGCGGGTCCCGGGGAATCGGCCGGGCCACGGTCCTGCGCCTCGCGCGGGACGGCCACGACGTGGCGTTCTGCTACCGGTCCCGGCCGGACGCGGCGCAGGAGCTGGAGAAGGAGGTCTCCGAGCTCGGCGTGCGGGTGTACAGCCGGCAGGCCGACGTCTCCGTGGCCGATTCCGTACGGGAACTCGTCGCCGCCACGGAGGACCGGCTCGGCCCGGTCGACATCGCGGTGACCTCGGCCGGCATCGTCCGCGACCAGCCGCTGCTGCTGATGAAGGACGAGGACTGGAACGACGTACTCGGCACCAACCTGGACGGCACCTACCACCTGTGCCGCTCGGTGGTCTTCGAGATGATGAAGCGCAAGTCCGGCTGCATCGTGAACATCTCGTCGGTGGCGGGCGTCTACGGCAACCCGACGCAGAGCAACTACTCCGCCTCCAAGGCCGGAATCATCGGGTTCACCAAGGCCCTGGCCAAGGAGGTCGGCCAGTACGGGATCCGCGCCAACGCGGTGGCACCCGGCTTCATCGAGACCGACATGACAGCGGCGCTCTCCGACAAGGTCAGGGAGCAGGCGGTGAGGAACATTCCGCTCCGCCGTCTGGGCCGGCCCGAGGAAGTGGCCGACATGGTGTCGTTCCTGGTCTCAGCCGAGTACGTGACGGGCGCGGTGTTCCAGGTCGACGGAGGCATCGTTGTCTGA